One Mesorhizobium sp. L-2-11 genomic region harbors:
- a CDS encoding ABC transporter substrate-binding protein translates to MMISRRGTLGLAALATAAALVPKTSFAAAPATAVVRIGVLKFGTVSWALDTLKHHGFATANDIDLEVLDFAGEDATNVALLAGAIDMIVSDWQWVSRQRSEGVDLTLVPYSTAVGAIMVKEAAPIRSITDLRGKKLGVAGGPLDKSWLLIQALARRDHGLDLAATSDVVFGAPPLISEKAMQGELDAVLNFWHFCARLEANGFRRLIGADAAAQALGASGAVSALGYVFHDKWANEHPDAIRGFIKASAQSKDLLARSDDEWLRLAPVVRAQGEELAKLRDRYREGIPRRPVAEDAADAGKLYRVLAEIGGEKLVGGAPEMAPGTFWQVPPQ, encoded by the coding sequence ATCATGATTTCGCGTCGAGGAACGCTCGGTCTGGCAGCCCTTGCAACGGCAGCAGCGCTTGTCCCAAAAACGTCCTTCGCCGCGGCCCCCGCCACGGCCGTGGTTCGCATCGGTGTGCTGAAATTCGGCACCGTGAGCTGGGCGCTCGACACGCTGAAGCACCACGGATTCGCCACCGCCAACGACATCGATCTGGAGGTTCTCGATTTCGCCGGCGAGGATGCAACCAACGTCGCCTTGCTGGCCGGCGCGATCGACATGATCGTCTCCGACTGGCAGTGGGTTTCGCGCCAGCGCTCCGAAGGCGTCGACCTCACATTGGTCCCCTATTCGACCGCCGTCGGCGCGATCATGGTGAAGGAGGCGGCGCCGATCCGGTCGATTACCGATCTCAGGGGAAAAAAGCTCGGCGTCGCCGGCGGACCTCTCGATAAAAGCTGGCTGCTGATCCAGGCGCTGGCCAGACGCGATCACGGCCTCGACCTGGCGGCAACCAGCGACGTCGTCTTCGGCGCGCCGCCGCTGATTTCGGAAAAGGCGATGCAGGGCGAGCTCGATGCGGTGCTCAATTTCTGGCATTTTTGCGCCCGGCTCGAGGCCAACGGCTTTCGTCGGCTGATCGGCGCCGATGCTGCGGCGCAAGCGCTCGGGGCCTCGGGCGCCGTATCGGCGCTCGGCTATGTCTTTCATGACAAATGGGCGAACGAACATCCGGACGCTATCAGGGGCTTCATCAAGGCTTCGGCGCAGTCAAAGGACTTGCTGGCCAGATCCGACGATGAGTGGCTGCGCCTCGCGCCTGTCGTCCGCGCTCAAGGCGAGGAACTGGCAAAACTGCGTGACCGCTATCGCGAAGGCATTCCCAGACGCCCCGTCGCCGAGGATGCGGCCGACGCGGGAAAACTCTATCGCGTGCTGGCCGAGATCGGCGGCGAAAAGCTGGTCGGCGGCGCGCCCGAGATGGCGCCCGGCACGTTCTGGCAGGTACCCCCGCAATGA
- a CDS encoding ABC transporter ATP-binding protein has translation MQPVGAVVPLRVDIAEKTFRSAQGVSITALQDLSFEVRQGEFACLLGPSGCGKTTTLRILLGLDKDFSGSFQLPEGGSGRIAAVFQEPVLLPWRTVEQNVRLALPKSLRTKNLDGLFDTLGLAGMRSLYPAELSLGLARRAALARAFATEPAVLFLDEPFASLDERTAERLRHLLLTVWSARPTTALMVTHNLREALMLSDRIIVLAQRPAHVLGMFDVRLPRHYRNPQVMSDLLRSFQQKFPGVA, from the coding sequence ATGCAACCCGTTGGCGCCGTCGTCCCGCTTAGGGTCGACATCGCCGAAAAAACCTTCAGGTCCGCGCAAGGCGTCTCGATCACGGCGCTCCAGGACCTTTCCTTTGAGGTCCGGCAAGGCGAATTCGCCTGCCTGCTGGGGCCGTCCGGCTGCGGCAAGACCACGACGCTGCGCATCCTGCTTGGGTTGGACAAGGACTTTTCCGGCTCGTTCCAGCTGCCTGAGGGCGGCTCCGGCCGGATCGCCGCCGTGTTCCAGGAGCCGGTCTTGCTGCCGTGGCGGACGGTGGAGCAGAATGTCAGGCTGGCGCTGCCGAAAAGCCTGAGGACGAAGAATCTCGACGGGCTGTTCGACACGCTCGGCCTCGCCGGAATGCGCTCGCTCTATCCGGCGGAGCTTTCGCTCGGCCTTGCGCGCAGGGCAGCGCTTGCCAGGGCCTTCGCCACCGAACCGGCGGTGCTGTTCCTGGACGAACCTTTTGCCTCCCTCGACGAACGGACCGCCGAGCGGCTTCGGCACCTGCTTTTGACCGTGTGGTCGGCGCGGCCCACGACCGCCCTGATGGTAACCCACAATCTGCGCGAGGCGCTGATGCTGTCGGACCGCATCATCGTGCTCGCGCAGCGGCCGGCCCATGTGCTCGGCATGTTCGACGTGAGGCTGCCGCGGCACTATCGCAATCCACAGGTGATGAGCGACCTTTTGCGGTCGTTCCAGCAAAAATTTCCGGGCGTGGCCTGA
- a CDS encoding quinoprotein relay system zinc metallohydrolase 2: MPIDRIRRKLVNGFACTAVSAAMLPCCLGRAALAATNGLEFKLGKVADGVFAFQGVDELMSAANHGAISNLGVVVGTDAVAVIDSGGSLIEANALIAAISEISARPVRYLINTHMHPDHVFGNAAFRQIGATIVGHRNLPRALEARGAYYLQNFRQQIGDALIEGIEIIPPTMLVDDRLQLDLGGRVLELQAWKAAHTDNDLTVFDSATRTLFAGDLVFIGSLPTLDGSLLGWLRQMDALAAIGAVRAVPGHGPVPADWPAALMAERRYFEILARDIRKAIADGVPLRDAVKTAGASERDNWHLFDDYNERNATAAFAELEWE, from the coding sequence ATGCCGATCGACAGGATACGACGCAAGCTTGTGAACGGCTTCGCCTGCACCGCGGTCAGCGCCGCGATGCTGCCTTGTTGCCTCGGGCGGGCCGCTCTCGCCGCAACCAACGGCCTTGAATTCAAGCTCGGGAAAGTCGCCGACGGCGTCTTCGCGTTCCAGGGCGTCGATGAATTGATGAGCGCTGCCAACCATGGCGCGATCTCCAACCTCGGCGTCGTCGTCGGCACCGACGCCGTCGCCGTCATCGACAGCGGCGGCAGCCTGATCGAGGCGAACGCCCTCATCGCCGCGATCAGCGAGATAAGCGCCAGGCCGGTTCGCTACCTGATCAACACCCACATGCACCCCGACCATGTCTTCGGCAACGCGGCGTTCCGGCAAATCGGCGCCACCATCGTCGGCCACCGAAATCTGCCGCGCGCTCTCGAGGCGCGCGGCGCGTACTACCTGCAAAACTTTCGCCAACAGATCGGCGACGCGCTGATCGAGGGGATCGAGATCATACCGCCGACGATGCTGGTCGACGATCGCCTGCAGCTCGACCTTGGCGGCCGCGTGCTCGAACTGCAGGCTTGGAAGGCGGCTCACACCGACAACGACCTGACCGTCTTCGACAGCGCGACCCGCACGCTGTTTGCCGGCGATCTGGTTTTCATCGGTTCCTTGCCGACGCTCGACGGATCGCTGCTCGGCTGGCTTCGCCAGATGGATGCGCTCGCCGCGATCGGCGCAGTGCGCGCCGTGCCGGGTCATGGCCCGGTGCCGGCCGACTGGCCGGCGGCGCTGATGGCGGAGCGGCGCTATTTCGAAATTCTGGCGCGCGATATTCGCAAGGCGATTGCCGACGGGGTACCGCTGCGCGACGCCGTCAAGACTGCCGGCGCAAGCGAACGGGACAATTGGCATCTGTTCGACGACTACAACGAGCGCAATGCAACGGCCGCCTTTGCCGAACTCGAATGGGAGTAG
- a CDS encoding c-type cytochrome codes for MRAIAFFAVVSVATAITNQSQAQDAAAGEKVFAKCKACHVVDSDKNKIGPSLSGVIGRTAGTHPGFKFSKPMTEAGASGVKWDEATLTTYLRDPKAMIKGTKMAFPGLKKDEDLANVIAYLKQYSK; via the coding sequence ATGCGTGCAATCGCATTTTTCGCCGTCGTGTCCGTTGCGACTGCTATCACGAACCAATCTCAGGCACAGGATGCCGCGGCGGGTGAGAAGGTCTTCGCCAAATGCAAGGCCTGCCACGTCGTCGATTCGGACAAGAACAAGATCGGTCCGTCATTGAGCGGCGTTATCGGCCGGACGGCCGGCACGCATCCGGGGTTCAAGTTCTCTAAACCCATGACCGAGGCGGGCGCATCCGGCGTCAAATGGGACGAAGCCACGCTGACAACCTATCTTCGCGACCCGAAGGCCATGATCAAGGGTACGAAGATGGCGTTTCCCGGTCTCAAGAAGGACGAGGATCTCGCCAACGTCATCGCCTATCTAAAGCAATACTCCAAATAA
- a CDS encoding IS256 family transposase, protein MTKREVRLSRGELKALLLSDEDGFRRVLQTVVQEALEAEMTEAIGAEKGERTTERVGYRSGYYERKLVTRVGVLELRVPQDRAGRFSTELFERYQRSEKALVSALVEMYVQGVSTRKVKAITEDLCGHSFSASTVSQATARLDEALKAFFEQRLAEPYPYLILDARYERAREAGVIASQAVLVAIGVDWEGRRQVLGVELANRESHSSWRAFVAGLKQRGLAGVEFVVSDDHPGLRAAIREVLPEAVWQRCYVHFLRNALDYVPRKVDDDCLMELRWFYDRRDLAEVKRDLAQWIAKWQAKYPKLVDWVENNIEETLSFYRLPLPHHKHMKSTNMLERLNQEIKRRTLVVRIFPNPQSCLRLVRALAVEIHENWLEATRYLNMDHLREHKKENLRALAA, encoded by the coding sequence ATGACCAAGCGAGAGGTTAGACTGAGCAGAGGCGAGTTGAAAGCGTTGCTGTTGTCGGATGAGGACGGCTTCCGCAGAGTTTTGCAGACTGTGGTGCAGGAGGCTTTGGAAGCCGAGATGACGGAGGCGATCGGGGCCGAGAAAGGCGAGCGGACGACGGAGCGGGTTGGTTACCGGTCCGGCTATTACGAACGCAAGCTTGTGACGCGGGTTGGCGTGCTGGAACTTCGGGTTCCGCAAGATCGGGCCGGCCGGTTCTCGACGGAGTTGTTTGAGCGTTACCAGCGCTCGGAGAAGGCACTGGTATCGGCGCTGGTCGAGATGTACGTGCAAGGCGTGTCGACGCGCAAGGTGAAGGCGATCACCGAGGATCTGTGCGGCCATTCCTTCTCGGCCTCGACGGTAAGCCAGGCGACGGCGCGGCTGGATGAGGCGCTGAAGGCGTTCTTTGAGCAGCGGCTTGCCGAACCTTACCCGTACCTCATTCTGGACGCGCGCTACGAGCGGGCGCGCGAGGCCGGCGTGATCGCCAGCCAGGCCGTCTTGGTGGCGATCGGCGTCGACTGGGAAGGCCGGCGCCAGGTGCTCGGTGTCGAGCTGGCCAACCGTGAAAGCCATTCGAGCTGGCGCGCGTTCGTGGCAGGGCTCAAGCAGCGCGGGCTCGCCGGCGTCGAGTTTGTCGTCTCCGACGACCATCCGGGGCTCAGGGCAGCGATCCGCGAAGTCCTGCCCGAGGCAGTCTGGCAGCGCTGTTACGTGCACTTCCTCAGAAACGCGCTCGATTATGTGCCGCGCAAGGTCGATGACGACTGCCTGATGGAGCTCAGATGGTTCTATGACCGGCGCGACCTCGCCGAGGTCAAGCGCGACCTGGCGCAGTGGATCGCCAAATGGCAGGCCAAATACCCGAAGCTGGTGGATTGGGTGGAGAACAACATCGAGGAGACGCTGAGCTTCTATCGGCTGCCGCTGCCGCATCACAAGCACATGAAGTCGACGAACATGCTGGAGCGGCTGAACCAGGAGATCAAGCGGCGCACCCTGGTCGTTCGCATCTTCCCCAACCCGCAGAGCTGTTTGCGGCTGGTTCGGGCATTGGCGGTGGAGATCCACGAGAACTGGCTCGAGGCGACCCGCTACCTCAACATGGATCATCTGCGCGAGCACAAGAAGGAGAACCTGAGGGCACTGGCCGCCTGA
- the gph gene encoding phosphoglycolate phosphatase (PGP is an essential enzyme in the glycolate salvage pathway in higher organisms (photorespiration in plants). Phosphoglycolate results from the oxidase activity of RubisCO in the Calvin cycle when concentrations of carbon dioxide are low relative to oxygen. This enzyme is a member of the Haloacid Dehalogenase (HAD) superfamily of aspartate-nucleophile hydrolase enzymes (PF00702).) — translation MNVGAGRRFRSPKAILFDLDGTLVDSAPDITAAVNELLAGHDLPPLRLEQVRAMIGGGVRKLVERAFAASGAPVLGSALDEANRAMAPIYRRHLTGLTTLMPGVREVLTYFHLSGIAMGVVTNKPQLAAREILLHFGLTEHLGAIVGGDAVTSLKPAPEALLLALDQLQVEPRDALMVGDSGADVAAARAAAMPAILLRGGYTQIPVEELGADLVCDGLLDLPSAMRRLQDAA, via the coding sequence GATCCTGTTCGACCTTGACGGCACGCTGGTCGATTCGGCGCCTGACATAACGGCCGCCGTCAACGAGTTGCTGGCCGGCCATGATCTGCCGCCGCTGCGCCTGGAGCAGGTCAGGGCGATGATCGGCGGCGGCGTCAGAAAACTGGTCGAGCGCGCCTTCGCCGCTTCCGGCGCGCCGGTGCTCGGCAGCGCGCTTGACGAGGCCAACCGCGCCATGGCGCCGATCTACCGCAGACATCTGACCGGCCTGACGACGCTGATGCCTGGGGTCAGGGAGGTTCTCACGTACTTCCATTTGAGCGGAATAGCCATGGGCGTGGTGACCAACAAGCCGCAGCTGGCGGCTCGCGAAATCCTGCTGCATTTCGGGCTGACGGAGCATCTCGGCGCGATCGTCGGCGGAGACGCGGTGACCTCCTTGAAACCGGCGCCCGAAGCTCTGCTGCTGGCGCTCGACCAGCTTCAGGTCGAGCCTCGTGACGCGCTGATGGTCGGAGACAGCGGCGCCGACGTGGCCGCCGCCCGCGCCGCCGCCATGCCGGCTATCCTGCTGCGTGGCGGCTACACCCAAATTCCGGTTGAAGAGCTTGGCGCCGACCTGGTTTGCGACGGCTTGCTCGACCTGCCTTCGGCGATGCGCAGGCTGCAAGACGCCGCGTGA
- a CDS encoding ABC transporter permease produces MSSQSGLAAALTPVLTVAASLLGLCLLWGVAAHAWPSRAFPGPGQVWQVLLAEAANGDLFSHLGATLGRVTAAYVVAMVVGSVIGVILGSHRSADRFFAPWVVLFLNIPALVVIVLAYIWFGLNEAAAIGAVAVNKIPNVVVTMREGARAIDPSYAEMAAVYRFGHLDRIRHVLLPQLQPYLAAASRSGIALIWKIVLVVELLGRSNGVGFQIYLYFQLFDVAAILAYTLTFVAVMLVIELLLVQPVERHATRWRRRPA; encoded by the coding sequence ATGTCCAGCCAGTCCGGCCTGGCAGCGGCGCTGACACCGGTGTTGACGGTGGCGGCCTCTCTGCTCGGGCTTTGCCTGCTGTGGGGTGTTGCGGCACATGCCTGGCCGAGCCGTGCCTTTCCAGGGCCGGGACAGGTCTGGCAGGTGCTGCTTGCAGAGGCGGCGAACGGCGATCTTTTCTCCCATCTCGGCGCGACGCTCGGCCGGGTTACCGCGGCCTATGTCGTCGCGATGGTCGTTGGCTCGGTCATCGGCGTCATCCTCGGCAGCCACCGCAGCGCAGACCGGTTCTTCGCTCCCTGGGTGGTTCTGTTCCTCAACATTCCCGCGCTGGTCGTCATCGTGCTCGCCTACATCTGGTTCGGCCTCAACGAAGCGGCGGCGATTGGCGCGGTCGCCGTCAACAAGATCCCGAATGTCGTGGTGACGATGCGCGAGGGCGCCAGGGCGATTGATCCGAGTTACGCCGAAATGGCCGCCGTCTACCGCTTTGGTCATCTCGACCGCATTCGCCATGTCCTGCTGCCGCAACTGCAGCCCTATCTTGCCGCCGCCTCACGATCAGGCATCGCTCTGATCTGGAAGATCGTCCTGGTGGTCGAACTGCTCGGCCGCTCCAACGGCGTCGGCTTCCAGATCTATCTTTATTTCCAACTCTTCGACGTCGCCGCCATTCTTGCCTACACCCTGACTTTCGTGGCGGTGATGCTTGTCATCGAACTCCTTCTGGTGCAGCCCGTTGAACGACATGCAACCCGTTGGCGCCGTCGTCCCGCTTAG